Proteins encoded in a region of the Halorussus sp. MSC15.2 genome:
- a CDS encoding DUF790 family protein — MLTKDLLRVSRAGGGYRPVFARREHRPLAARVLGTYQGHTGRPREELDAALSDLEPEADHFKLVRGFAKLLDREATFETRSAVEPERARRVAFEAAEQVGVVSEADRDDALRRAGDRLGADPKAVADSLYADLDERQVLATFDARWGPDELLAQYNLSLAQTALFDATELRVRTSDPKALVSAVKRLRLMYEIRKTEGDEKALSDREVVVTGPDALFRSTRRYGTRFARLLRTVAKADAWTLSATIDDYGTERTLSLSDDDPVRVPGTEPVADVTFDSGVEADFAARFESLDSDWKLTREPEPLETGARVMIPDFAFDYQHSDFRVFFEIMGFWTPEYVEKKLSQLETVEDVELLVAVDESLGVGEEIAARDHRAIPYTGTIRLKDVRDALRRYERDLAAESAAALPAELVPDADVVSLETLAEEYGVSEDAIVDKSFPDHERVGRTLVRPAVLADLREEIEAGMALSEVEGLLAEHGIEDASASLSELGFAVEWEGLSGGTVRRKDEI; from the coding sequence ATGCTCACCAAGGACCTGCTTCGCGTCTCCAGAGCGGGCGGGGGCTACCGGCCGGTGTTCGCGCGCCGGGAACACCGGCCGCTGGCCGCGCGGGTCCTCGGCACGTATCAGGGCCACACCGGTCGGCCCCGCGAGGAACTCGACGCCGCCCTCTCGGACCTCGAACCCGAGGCGGACCACTTCAAACTCGTCAGGGGGTTCGCCAAACTCCTCGACCGCGAGGCGACCTTCGAGACCCGGTCTGCGGTCGAACCGGAGCGCGCCCGCCGTGTCGCCTTCGAGGCGGCCGAACAGGTCGGCGTCGTCTCCGAGGCGGACCGAGACGACGCCCTCCGGCGCGCGGGGGACCGTCTCGGTGCCGACCCGAAAGCGGTCGCGGACTCGCTGTACGCGGACCTCGACGAACGACAGGTCCTCGCCACCTTCGACGCGAGGTGGGGTCCCGACGAACTCCTCGCCCAGTACAACCTGTCGCTGGCCCAAACCGCCCTCTTCGACGCGACAGAGTTGCGGGTCCGCACGTCCGACCCGAAGGCGCTCGTCTCCGCGGTCAAGCGCCTGCGCCTGATGTACGAGATTCGGAAGACCGAGGGGGACGAGAAAGCCCTCTCGGACCGCGAAGTCGTCGTCACCGGTCCCGACGCCCTCTTCCGCTCGACCCGGCGGTACGGCACGCGGTTCGCGCGCCTCCTCCGGACCGTCGCCAAAGCCGACGCGTGGACGCTCTCGGCGACCATCGACGACTACGGCACCGAGCGCACCCTCTCGCTGTCCGACGACGACCCGGTGCGCGTGCCGGGCACCGAACCCGTCGCGGACGTGACCTTCGACAGCGGCGTCGAGGCCGACTTCGCCGCTCGGTTCGAGTCGCTCGACTCGGACTGGAAACTCACCCGCGAACCGGAACCCCTCGAAACCGGCGCGCGAGTGATGATTCCCGACTTCGCGTTCGATTACCAGCACAGCGACTTCCGCGTCTTCTTCGAGATTATGGGGTTCTGGACGCCCGAGTACGTCGAGAAGAAACTCTCGCAACTCGAAACCGTCGAGGACGTGGAACTGCTCGTCGCGGTGGACGAGAGTCTGGGCGTCGGCGAGGAGATAGCGGCCCGCGACCACCGCGCGATTCCCTACACCGGAACGATTCGGCTCAAGGACGTGCGCGACGCCCTGCGGCGCTACGAGCGCGACCTCGCGGCCGAGAGCGCGGCGGCCCTCCCGGCCGAACTCGTCCCGGACGCCGACGTCGTCTCGCTGGAGACCCTCGCCGAGGAGTACGGCGTCAGCGAGGACGCCATCGTGGACAAGTCGTTCCCCGACCACGAGCGCGTGGGTCGGACGCTCGTCCGGCCCGCGGTACTCGCCGACCTCCGCGAGGAAATCGAGGCCGGAATGGCCTTGTCGGAGGTCGAGGGGTTACTGGCCGAGCACGGTATCGAGGACGCGAGCGCCTCGCTGTCGGAACTCGGGTTCGCGGTCGAGTGGGAGGGGTTGAGCGGCGGGACGGTTCGTCGGAAGGACGAAATTTGA
- a CDS encoding branched-chain amino acid ABC transporter permease, with product MVTVLPDVETMITVLYFGLFAMSFDFISGYTGYLSFGHAAFYGTGAYFVVLAANGKVPLLGTGTPFVYLLVLGGLAAAVLAVLIGAVSFRLSGVYFAMITLGFSQVLYVFVRDWDYVGSNPRDGPAVLERTDPFSVGVPGVDSLDLAIGQLAGDSVEGLLGFLSFGTTEVSYYMVGLVVLVCYFAMQRVVHSPFGRVLVAIRENEERAEAVGYNTFWYKLGAFAVSAFFAAVAGGLFAGFQRSVSPENTFYFLVTGDALLASIIGGFGTLAGPLYGWLFDESVTEFLSKTGEGGGLLPYLRDHLGDATMATELYDGLTVGQAIDTFLNGHAELYVGVVFVLFVLFVPNGLLGTVRDRLGGPVGKQVAARLRGEDR from the coding sequence ATGGTGACGGTGCTCCCCGACGTGGAGACGATGATAACCGTCCTCTACTTCGGTCTGTTCGCCATGTCGTTCGACTTCATCAGCGGGTACACGGGCTACCTCTCGTTCGGCCACGCGGCGTTCTACGGCACGGGGGCGTACTTCGTCGTCCTCGCGGCCAACGGGAAGGTACCCCTGCTCGGGACGGGCACGCCGTTCGTCTACCTGCTGGTCCTCGGCGGCCTCGCGGCGGCGGTGCTGGCGGTCCTCATCGGCGCGGTGTCGTTCCGACTGTCGGGCGTCTACTTCGCCATGATTACGCTGGGCTTCTCGCAGGTGCTGTACGTGTTCGTCCGCGACTGGGACTACGTGGGGTCGAACCCGCGCGACGGTCCCGCGGTGCTGGAGCGGACCGACCCGTTCAGCGTCGGCGTCCCCGGCGTGGACTCGCTGGACCTCGCCATCGGCCAGCTCGCGGGCGACAGCGTCGAGGGTCTGCTCGGATTCCTCTCGTTCGGGACGACCGAGGTGTCCTACTACATGGTCGGACTGGTAGTGCTGGTCTGTTACTTCGCCATGCAGCGCGTCGTCCACTCACCGTTCGGTCGCGTGCTGGTCGCCATCCGCGAGAACGAGGAGCGCGCCGAGGCAGTGGGCTACAACACCTTCTGGTACAAACTCGGCGCGTTCGCCGTCTCGGCGTTCTTCGCCGCGGTCGCTGGCGGCCTGTTCGCCGGATTCCAGCGGTCGGTCTCGCCCGAGAACACGTTCTACTTCCTCGTGACCGGCGACGCCCTGCTGGCGTCCATCATCGGCGGGTTCGGCACGCTCGCCGGACCGCTCTACGGGTGGCTGTTCGACGAGAGCGTCACCGAGTTCCTCTCGAAGACCGGGGAAGGCGGCGGTCTGCTCCCGTACCTCCGGGACCACCTCGGCGACGCCACGATGGCGACGGAACTGTACGACGGGTTGACCGTCGGGCAGGCCATCGACACGTTCCTGAACGGACACGCCGAACTGTACGTCGGCGTCGTCTTCGTGCTGTTCGTGTTGTTCGTGCCGAACGGCCTGCTCGGCACCGTGCGCGACCGACTCGGCGGCCCGGTCGGCAAGCAGGTCGCCGCGCGACTGCGGGGTGAGGACCGATGA
- the dnaJ gene encoding molecular chaperone DnaJ, whose product MSEDFYDVLGVSRDADEDEIKSAYREKATEYHPDVSDDPNAEEKFKKVKKAKEVLTDEEKRQAYDQMGHERFEQAEKRGGFDGGAGGAGGMGGQGPFGGGAGGGMGGGMGDIFEQFFGGGGRGRQSNRPQKGQDLRTRLTIDLEDAYEGVQKQVSVRRPERCDECDGEGHPPDTDSHTCQECNGRGQVTQVQQTPLGRVQQTQTCRHCGGEGEIYAETCSTCGGDGTVRKEATLSVEVPAGIQSGQSLQMEGEGAPGPNGGPNGDLLIEVEVEDHPDFERDGDDLHRQEPISFPQATFGDTVEVPTLDGTVEMDVPAGTQSGETFRLKDKGMPRLRRRGQGDLYVQVQVVTPSDLNQEQKEALEQFAEAGGEEVSVDEGFFEKIKNSF is encoded by the coding sequence ATGAGCGAGGATTTCTACGACGTACTCGGCGTGAGCAGAGACGCCGACGAAGACGAAATCAAGTCCGCCTACCGAGAGAAGGCGACGGAGTACCATCCCGACGTGAGCGACGACCCGAACGCCGAGGAGAAGTTCAAGAAGGTGAAGAAGGCCAAGGAAGTGCTGACCGACGAGGAGAAGCGCCAAGCCTACGACCAGATGGGTCACGAGCGCTTCGAACAGGCCGAGAAGCGCGGCGGTTTCGACGGCGGTGCTGGCGGCGCTGGCGGCATGGGCGGTCAAGGCCCGTTCGGCGGCGGTGCCGGAGGCGGTATGGGCGGCGGCATGGGCGACATCTTCGAACAGTTCTTCGGCGGCGGCGGTCGCGGCCGCCAGTCCAACCGACCCCAGAAGGGGCAGGACCTCCGGACGCGCCTGACCATCGACCTCGAAGACGCCTACGAGGGCGTCCAGAAGCAGGTCAGCGTCCGCCGCCCCGAACGGTGTGACGAGTGCGACGGCGAGGGTCACCCGCCGGACACCGACTCGCACACCTGTCAGGAGTGTAACGGCCGCGGACAGGTCACGCAGGTCCAGCAGACCCCGCTCGGCCGCGTCCAGCAGACCCAGACCTGCCGCCACTGCGGCGGCGAGGGCGAAATCTACGCCGAGACGTGTTCGACCTGCGGCGGCGACGGCACGGTCCGGAAAGAGGCCACGCTGTCGGTCGAAGTCCCGGCGGGTATCCAGTCGGGCCAGAGCCTCCAGATGGAAGGTGAGGGTGCGCCCGGCCCGAACGGCGGGCCGAACGGCGACCTGCTCATCGAGGTCGAAGTCGAGGACCATCCCGACTTCGAGCGCGACGGCGACGACCTCCACCGGCAGGAACCCATCTCGTTCCCGCAGGCGACGTTCGGCGACACCGTCGAGGTTCCGACGCTGGACGGGACCGTCGAGATGGACGTGCCCGCCGGAACCCAGAGCGGCGAGACATTCCGCCTGAAGGACAAAGGCATGCCGCGTCTGCGGCGTCGGGGTCAGGGCGACCTCTACGTGCAGGTGCAGGTCGTGACGCCCTCCGACCTCAATCAGGAGCAGAAGGAGGCGCTGGAGCAGTTCGCCGAGGCCGGTGGCGAGGAGGTCAGCGTGGACGAAGGTTTCTTCGAGAAGATAAAGAACAGTTTCTGA
- a CDS encoding 3-oxoacyl-ACP synthase, whose translation MTEGEPTVGLTGYGTYVPDEVVTGEEIAAQSGIPEEVVVEKMGVREKRVCPPDADHATDMCVKAAEDALADAEVAPQDVDVVLYHGSEYKDFVVWSAAANVAERLGAEDAFAVESYALCAGAPLAIRQAKSQLLADAPETALLVSASREEDLVDYGNEDSSFMFNFGSGACAMVLETDPADARTRATVRESAAITDGSFSEDVVMPAGGSRNPPSHATVEQGLHTLDVPDPEGMKERLADVSLPNFLDVADEALARSDCGRDDLDFVALTHMKRSFHDLLTDRLDAESYYLDEYGHVQSVDQILALDEGLSRGLVESGDLLCFLAAGTGYTWAATVVEWHGEQ comes from the coding sequence ATGACCGAAGGCGAACCCACCGTCGGACTCACCGGCTACGGGACCTACGTCCCGGACGAAGTAGTCACCGGCGAGGAAATCGCGGCCCAGAGCGGGATTCCAGAGGAGGTCGTGGTCGAGAAGATGGGCGTCCGCGAGAAGCGCGTGTGTCCACCCGACGCCGACCACGCCACGGACATGTGCGTGAAAGCCGCCGAGGACGCCTTGGCGGACGCCGAGGTCGCTCCGCAGGACGTAGACGTTGTCCTCTACCACGGGTCGGAGTACAAGGACTTCGTGGTGTGGAGCGCCGCGGCCAACGTCGCCGAGCGCCTCGGTGCCGAGGACGCCTTCGCGGTCGAGAGCTACGCGCTCTGCGCCGGCGCGCCGCTGGCCATCAGGCAGGCCAAGTCCCAACTGCTGGCCGACGCGCCAGAGACGGCGCTGTTGGTCTCGGCGAGTCGGGAGGAGGACCTCGTGGACTACGGCAACGAGGACTCGTCGTTCATGTTCAACTTCGGCAGCGGGGCGTGCGCGATGGTGCTGGAGACCGACCCCGCCGACGCCCGAACCCGGGCCACCGTCCGGGAGAGCGCCGCGATTACCGACGGCAGTTTCTCCGAGGACGTGGTGATGCCCGCGGGCGGGTCCAGAAATCCGCCGAGCCACGCCACGGTCGAGCAGGGGCTTCACACACTCGACGTGCCCGACCCCGAGGGGATGAAGGAGCGCCTCGCCGACGTGAGCCTCCCGAACTTCCTCGACGTGGCCGACGAGGCGCTGGCGCGGTCGGACTGCGGCCGGGACGACTTGGACTTCGTCGCGCTGACCCACATGAAGCGGTCGTTCCACGACCTGCTGACCGACCGACTCGACGCGGAGAGCTACTACCTCGACGAGTACGGCCACGTCCAGAGCGTGGACCAGATTCTCGCGCTCGACGAGGGACTGTCTCGCGGACTGGTCGAGTCGGGCGACCTGCTGTGCTTCCTCGCGGCCGGAACCGGGTACACGTGGGCCGCGACCGTCGTCGAGTGGCACGGGGAGCAGTGA
- the dnaK gene encoding molecular chaperone DnaK, with amino-acid sequence MASNKILGIDLGTTNSAFAVMEGGDPEIIVNSEGDRTTPSVVAFDDGERLVGKPAKNQAVQNPERTIQSIKRHMGEDDYTVEIDGEDYTPEQISAMILQKIKRDAEEYLGDDVEKAVITVPAYFNDKQRQATKDAGEIAGFEVERIVNEPTAASMAYGLDDESDQTVLVYDLGGGTFDVSILDLGGGVYEVVATNGDNDLGGDDWDEAIIDYLADEFENDHGIDLREDRQALQRLKDAAEEAKIELSSRKEADINLPFVTATDSGPVHLEDSITRAKFESLTSDLIERTVGPTEQALEDAGYSKSDIDEVILVGGSTRMPQVQEKVEEMTGQEPKKNVNPDEAVALGAAIQGGVLSGDVDDIVLLDVTPLSLGIEVKGGLFERLIDKNTTIPTEESKVFTTAADNQTSVQVRVFQGEREIAEENELLGEFQLTGIPPAPAGTPQIEVGFNIDENGIVNVTAEDQGSGNSEEITIEGGAGLSDEQIEQMQEEAEKHEEEDQKRRERIEARNEAESAVQRAETLLDENEENVDDDLKADIEAEIESVQEVLADEDATKEDLEDATESLSDALQEIGKQMYQQEAQAGAGAGPGGAGPGGAAGAGPGGMGGQAGPGGAGAGDGEEYVDADFEDVQEDDDE; translated from the coding sequence ATGGCGAGCAACAAGATTCTGGGCATCGACCTCGGCACCACGAACAGCGCGTTCGCGGTCATGGAGGGCGGCGACCCGGAGATTATCGTCAACAGCGAGGGCGACCGCACCACGCCCTCGGTCGTCGCCTTCGACGACGGCGAGCGCCTCGTCGGGAAACCCGCCAAGAATCAGGCGGTCCAGAACCCCGAACGCACGATTCAGTCCATCAAGCGGCACATGGGCGAGGATGATTACACCGTCGAAATAGACGGGGAGGACTACACCCCCGAGCAGATTTCGGCGATGATTCTCCAGAAGATAAAGCGCGACGCTGAGGAGTACCTCGGCGACGATGTCGAGAAGGCGGTCATCACGGTCCCCGCCTACTTCAACGACAAGCAGCGCCAAGCGACCAAGGACGCCGGCGAAATCGCCGGGTTCGAGGTCGAGCGCATCGTCAACGAACCGACCGCCGCGTCGATGGCGTACGGACTGGACGACGAGTCCGACCAGACCGTCCTCGTCTACGACCTCGGGGGCGGCACCTTCGACGTGTCCATCCTCGACCTCGGCGGCGGCGTCTACGAGGTCGTCGCCACCAACGGTGACAACGACCTCGGCGGCGACGACTGGGACGAGGCCATCATCGACTACCTCGCCGACGAGTTCGAGAACGACCACGGCATCGACCTCCGCGAGGACCGACAGGCCCTCCAGCGCCTGAAGGACGCGGCCGAAGAGGCCAAAATCGAACTCTCCTCCCGGAAGGAGGCCGACATCAACCTCCCGTTCGTCACGGCGACCGACTCCGGTCCGGTCCACCTCGAAGACAGCATCACTCGCGCGAAGTTCGAGAGTCTGACCTCGGACCTCATCGAGCGCACCGTCGGCCCGACTGAGCAGGCGCTCGAAGACGCGGGCTACTCGAAGAGTGACATCGACGAAGTCATCCTCGTGGGCGGTTCGACCCGGATGCCGCAAGTCCAAGAGAAGGTCGAGGAGATGACCGGCCAAGAGCCGAAGAAGAACGTCAACCCCGACGAAGCCGTCGCGCTCGGCGCGGCGATTCAGGGCGGGGTCCTCTCGGGCGACGTGGACGACATCGTCCTGCTCGACGTCACACCCCTCTCGCTCGGTATCGAGGTCAAAGGCGGTCTCTTCGAGCGTCTCATCGACAAGAACACCACGATTCCGACCGAGGAGTCGAAGGTGTTCACCACGGCCGCGGACAACCAGACCTCCGTGCAGGTACGGGTCTTCCAAGGCGAGCGCGAAATCGCCGAGGAGAACGAACTGCTCGGCGAGTTCCAGTTGACGGGCATCCCGCCTGCCCCGGCCGGAACCCCACAAATCGAGGTCGGGTTCAACATCGACGAGAACGGTATCGTCAACGTCACGGCCGAGGACCAAGGCTCGGGTAACTCCGAGGAGATAACCATCGAGGGCGGTGCCGGTCTCTCCGACGAGCAAATCGAGCAGATGCAGGAAGAAGCCGAGAAGCACGAAGAGGAGGACCAGAAGCGCCGCGAGCGCATCGAGGCCCGCAACGAGGCCGAGAGCGCGGTCCAGCGCGCCGAGACGCTGCTGGACGAGAACGAGGAGAACGTCGACGACGACCTGAAGGCGGACATCGAAGCCGAAATCGAGAGCGTGCAGGAGGTCCTGGCGGACGAAGACGCGACGAAAGAGGACCTCGAAGACGCGACCGAGAGCCTGAGCGACGCGCTGCAGGAAATCGGGAAGCAGATGTACCAGCAAGAGGCCCAAGCCGGTGCCGGTGCGGGTCCCGGCGGCGCAGGCCCCGGCGGTGCGGCGGGTGCCGGACCCGGCGGCATGGGCGGTCAGGCCGGACCCGGCGGTGCGGGCGCTGGCGACGGCGAGGAGTACGTGGACGCCGACTTCGAAGACGTTCAAGAGGACGACGACGAGTAA
- a CDS encoding PKD domain-containing protein — protein MRDDRKRMVLVLFVAVAFMSLFVWANSARASFDYRPERPTPQQPIVFEAEYSGQNAYLWNMAGKPGDQPDGGWERRGESVSYTFTEPGTYAVTLKVINYGPGPTERKVTKIIHVRTRTATEETMTKTGKGARIAETTSMTSDSKSSRSVGIWPLIKRTDVLLGIVASVLTILLYFSQRD, from the coding sequence ATGCGGGACGACCGGAAACGGATGGTATTAGTGTTGTTCGTTGCGGTAGCGTTTATGTCTCTATTCGTCTGGGCTAATTCCGCTCGCGCGAGTTTCGATTACCGACCGGAACGGCCTACTCCACAGCAACCGATAGTCTTCGAGGCCGAATATTCCGGCCAAAATGCGTATCTGTGGAACATGGCGGGAAAACCGGGCGACCAACCGGATGGCGGATGGGAGCGCAGAGGGGAGTCGGTATCGTACACGTTCACGGAACCTGGAACGTACGCGGTGACGTTGAAAGTAATCAACTACGGCCCGGGTCCTACTGAACGGAAAGTCACCAAAATAATCCACGTCCGTACTCGAACCGCCACGGAAGAAACAATGACAAAGACGGGGAAAGGTGCAAGAATAGCCGAAACGACCAGTATGACCTCCGACTCGAAGTCTTCACGAAGCGTCGGTATTTGGCCGCTCATAAAGCGTACGGACGTCTTGTTAGGTATCGTCGCGTCCGTACTGACCATCCTGCTGTACTTTTCGCAACGAGACTGA
- a CDS encoding nucleotide exchange factor GrpE gives MTDEEATEQVREEAETEETDSDREDPLGPESTRLVAEVATEDAQLATDLEDHLAELETAREDAEERADDFESKLKRKQADFQNYKKRAKKRQEQMKDRATEDLVENMLDVRDNLKRAVESDHEDVESLKEGVRMTLKELDRVFEDEDVEEIAPEPGAETDPQRHEVMMQVESDHPEGTVADVYQPGYEMAGKVLRTAQVTVSDGSSGE, from the coding sequence ATGACCGACGAGGAAGCTACCGAGCAGGTGCGGGAGGAAGCCGAGACGGAGGAGACCGACAGCGACCGAGAGGACCCCCTCGGCCCGGAGAGCACCAGACTCGTCGCCGAAGTCGCGACCGAGGACGCGCAACTCGCCACCGACCTCGAAGACCACCTCGCAGAACTCGAGACCGCCCGCGAAGACGCCGAGGAGCGGGCCGACGACTTCGAGTCCAAACTCAAGCGCAAGCAGGCCGACTTCCAGAACTACAAGAAGCGCGCGAAGAAGCGCCAAGAGCAGATGAAAGACCGCGCGACGGAGGACCTCGTGGAGAACATGCTCGACGTGCGCGACAACCTGAAGCGCGCCGTCGAGTCCGACCACGAGGACGTCGAGAGCCTGAAGGAGGGCGTTCGAATGACCCTCAAGGAGTTGGACCGCGTGTTCGAGGACGAAGACGTCGAGGAGATAGCGCCCGAACCCGGCGCGGAGACCGACCCCCAGCGCCACGAAGTGATGATGCAGGTCGAGAGCGACCACCCGGAAGGAACCGTCGCGGACGTGTATCAACCCGGCTACGAGATGGCCGGGAAGGTCCTCCGGACCGCACAGGTCACCGTCAGCGACGGCAGCAGCGGGGAGTGA
- a CDS encoding RsmB/NOP family class I SAM-dependent RNA methyltransferase has translation MEKLERYEPLIDDFGAFLDACRRSLPSVVRVNTIKATPERATAALDEEGIGWTDREWSDTVLELDTDSPGSTWASYHGWIHGQEEVSAIPAEVLAPDPGERVWDACAAPGSKTTQLAALMDDEGLVVANDNNLGRLSALRFNTERLGVTNTVVTNSDARNFSLKPFNFDSFDKALVDVPCSCEGTIRKNPTTLDEWTMDHVRSIAGVQKGILRRAVQATRGGGTVVYSTCTFAPEENEAVLDHVLDEEDCRLVEFEVPLDSRPGVTEWDGESYDESVRKAQRFYPHHNDTGGFFCAKLEVEG, from the coding sequence ATGGAGAAACTGGAGCGGTACGAACCGCTAATCGACGATTTCGGGGCGTTCCTCGACGCCTGCCGGCGTTCGCTCCCCTCGGTCGTCCGGGTCAACACGATAAAGGCGACCCCCGAGCGAGCGACGGCGGCGCTGGACGAGGAGGGAATCGGCTGGACCGACCGCGAGTGGTCGGACACGGTGCTGGAGTTGGACACCGACAGTCCCGGCAGTACGTGGGCGTCCTACCACGGGTGGATTCACGGGCAGGAGGAGGTCTCGGCGATTCCGGCCGAGGTCCTCGCGCCGGACCCGGGCGAGCGCGTCTGGGACGCCTGCGCCGCGCCGGGGAGCAAGACGACTCAACTCGCGGCCCTGATGGACGACGAGGGTCTGGTCGTAGCCAACGACAACAACCTCGGTCGCCTCTCGGCCCTGCGGTTCAACACCGAGCGACTCGGCGTGACGAACACCGTCGTGACGAACTCCGACGCCCGGAACTTCTCGCTCAAGCCCTTCAATTTCGACTCCTTCGACAAGGCGCTGGTGGATGTGCCCTGCTCGTGCGAGGGGACGATTCGGAAGAACCCGACCACGCTGGACGAGTGGACCATGGACCACGTCCGGAGCATCGCCGGAGTCCAGAAGGGTATCCTCCGGCGCGCGGTACAGGCCACCAGAGGGGGCGGCACCGTGGTCTACTCGACCTGCACCTTCGCGCCCGAGGAGAACGAGGCCGTGCTGGACCACGTGCTGGACGAGGAGGACTGCCGACTCGTAGAGTTCGAGGTTCCGCTCGACTCCCGGCCCGGCGTCACCGAGTGGGACGGCGAGAGCTACGACGAGAGCGTCCGGAAGGCCCAGCGGTTCTACCCGCACCACAACGACACCGGCGGGTTCTTCTGCGCGAAACTGGAGGTGGAGGGATGA
- a CDS encoding DEAD/DEAH box helicase family protein: MADATLTFENGTIRVESDADLDVPFTETDARSKTRRAPGFRYAALRDALDERGLSYDDSVLDAPDLPDVASTYELREYQRDALSAWEDAGRRGVLELPTGSGKTVIGLKAIEQLQTATLVVVPTIDLLEQWRRELESEFGVPVGQLGGGEQNVEALTVSTYDSAYLRADELGDRFGLAVFDEVHHLGGEGYRDIARLLAAPARMGLTATFERPDGAHEVVADLVGGKVYAIDPEELAGDHLAPYDVKRIEVELTDEERERYEDANEVFTNYLARSDIRMQSGSDYQELVKRSGSDPEAREALLAKQRAREVMMNSDAKVETLESVLADHRDDRVIVFTAHNDLVYRLSERFLLPAVTHQTGAAERREILDRFREGDYSRVVTSNVLDEGVDVPDANVAVLLSGSGSEREFTQRLGRILRPKEDGRPALLYEVVSAETAEERVAERRR, from the coding sequence GTGGCCGACGCGACCCTCACCTTCGAGAACGGGACGATTCGGGTCGAGAGCGACGCCGACCTCGACGTGCCGTTCACCGAGACCGACGCCCGGTCCAAGACGCGCCGAGCGCCCGGGTTCCGGTACGCCGCCCTGCGCGACGCGCTGGACGAACGAGGCCTGAGCTACGACGATTCGGTCCTCGACGCGCCGGACCTCCCCGACGTGGCTTCGACCTACGAACTCCGCGAGTACCAACGCGACGCGCTCTCCGCGTGGGAGGACGCCGGACGGCGTGGAGTGCTGGAACTCCCGACCGGGAGCGGGAAGACCGTCATCGGCCTGAAGGCCATCGAGCAGTTGCAGACAGCGACGCTCGTGGTCGTCCCCACCATCGACCTGCTGGAGCAGTGGCGGCGCGAACTCGAATCGGAGTTCGGCGTCCCGGTCGGGCAGTTAGGCGGCGGCGAGCAGAACGTCGAAGCGCTCACCGTCTCGACCTACGACTCGGCGTACCTCCGGGCCGACGAACTCGGTGACCGGTTCGGTCTCGCGGTCTTCGACGAGGTTCACCACCTCGGCGGCGAGGGGTATAGAGACATCGCCCGACTGCTCGCCGCGCCCGCCCGGATGGGCCTGACCGCGACGTTCGAGCGACCGGACGGCGCGCACGAGGTGGTCGCCGACCTCGTGGGCGGAAAGGTGTACGCCATCGACCCCGAGGAACTCGCGGGCGACCACCTCGCGCCCTACGACGTCAAGCGCATCGAGGTCGAGTTGACCGACGAGGAGCGAGAACGCTACGAGGACGCCAACGAGGTGTTCACGAACTACCTCGCCCGGTCGGACATCCGGATGCAGAGCGGGAGCGACTATCAGGAACTGGTCAAGCGCTCCGGGTCGGACCCGGAGGCCCGCGAGGCCCTGCTCGCCAAGCAGCGCGCCCGCGAGGTGATGATGAACAGCGACGCGAAGGTCGAGACCCTCGAATCCGTCCTCGCCGACCACCGCGACGACCGCGTCATCGTCTTCACGGCGCACAACGACCTCGTCTACCGCCTCTCGGAGCGGTTCCTGCTCCCGGCCGTGACACACCAGACCGGCGCGGCCGAGCGCCGCGAAATTCTGGACCGGTTCCGCGAGGGCGACTACTCGCGGGTCGTCACCTCGAACGTGCTGGACGAGGGCGTGGACGTGCCCGACGCCAACGTCGCGGTCCTGCTCTCGGGGAGCGGGAGCGAACGCGAGTTCACCCAGCGCCTCGGGCGCATCCTCCGACCGAAGGAAGACGGACGCCCCGCCCTGCTCTACGAGGTCGTCAGCGCCGAGACCGCCGAGGAGCGGGTGGCCGAGCGCAGGCGGTAA
- a CDS encoding luciferase family protein: MADIDQREAARLVDRIIEEVAAWPHVNTEEHRFEGREFTLGPREVGHVHRWGIVDVPFIERLREALVDEGKTGEHHVVPESGWTTHYVENEDDVERCVWLFRLSYLYHVDTLKKTPAGAERFEEIDVAEELEELGASDEVREAFERRGS, from the coding sequence ATGGCGGACATAGACCAGCGTGAGGCGGCGCGACTCGTCGACCGCATCATCGAGGAGGTCGCGGCGTGGCCTCACGTCAACACCGAGGAACACCGCTTCGAGGGCCGGGAGTTCACGCTCGGTCCGCGCGAGGTGGGTCACGTCCACCGGTGGGGTATCGTAGACGTGCCCTTCATCGAACGCCTGCGCGAGGCGCTCGTGGACGAGGGCAAGACCGGCGAGCATCACGTCGTCCCGGAGTCGGGGTGGACCACCCACTACGTCGAGAACGAGGACGACGTGGAGCGGTGCGTATGGCTGTTCCGCCTGTCGTACCTGTATCACGTCGATACCCTGAAGAAGACGCCCGCGGGAGCAGAGCGATTCGAGGAGATAGACGTGGCGGAGGAACTGGAGGAGTTGGGGGCTAGCGACGAGGTGCGGGAGGCGTTCGAGCGGCGCGGGTCATGA